From a single Mycolicibacterium mengxianglii genomic region:
- a CDS encoding DUF3159 domain-containing protein produces the protein MAPERTSAQALMDQMGGIAGLVYSSLPVVAFVPVSSAFGLAAAIISALAVAALVLAWRLFRRDSVQPAVSGFIGVGFCALIAYVVGEAKGYFLYGIWMSLLWAAVFGLSILIRRPAVGYVWSWINGHGKQWRSVRRAVVVFDLATLTWVLVFASRFVVQHHLYDADQTGWLGFARIAMGWPLTAVAALVTYLAIKAAQRAISAAETAAAGDGTAVEADRDSDVESGPARQTD, from the coding sequence CTGGCCCCGGAACGGACCAGCGCCCAGGCCCTGATGGATCAGATGGGCGGAATCGCCGGTCTCGTCTACTCCTCGCTGCCGGTGGTGGCCTTCGTCCCGGTGTCCTCGGCCTTCGGCCTGGCCGCGGCGATCATCTCTGCGCTGGCGGTGGCCGCGCTCGTCCTGGCGTGGCGACTGTTCCGCCGCGATTCGGTGCAACCTGCGGTGTCGGGGTTCATCGGGGTGGGCTTCTGCGCGCTGATCGCCTACGTCGTCGGCGAGGCCAAAGGTTATTTCCTCTACGGCATCTGGATGTCGCTACTGTGGGCCGCGGTGTTCGGGCTGTCCATCCTGATCCGCCGGCCGGCGGTCGGATATGTGTGGAGCTGGATCAACGGTCACGGCAAGCAATGGCGGTCGGTGCGCCGGGCCGTGGTGGTGTTCGACCTGGCGACGCTAACCTGGGTACTGGTGTTCGCCTCCCGGTTCGTGGTCCAGCATCACCTCTACGACGCCGACCAGACCGGCTGGCTGGGCTTCGCCCGGATCGCGATGGGCTGGCCCTTGACAGCCGTGGCAGCGCTGGTCACCTACCTGGCGATCAAGGCTGCGCAACGAGCCATCAGCGCCGCTGAAACGGCGGCCGCCGGCGACGGCACCGCGGTCGAGGCGGACCGCGATTCGGACGTCGAGTCCGGCCCTGCGCGGCAGACCGACTAG
- the cei gene encoding envelope integrity protein Cei: protein MVAQITEGTAFNKRGLPFRRRNIWPGIIVAAVLAVITGLVWMIALTRPPEVVEAMVCNPPPAPTDPATPKLGQQVPSSEMAGIEPAKLSQTKITVLNASGQGGQAGEVSSELRDVGFAQPAAANDPIYANTRLTCQGQIRFGPAGEAAAAAVWLVAPCTELFRDERETDMVDLVIGTEFDSLTHSDDIDAVLAGLQPEATEPSDPALLAKIHSASC from the coding sequence GTGGTCGCGCAAATCACCGAAGGAACCGCGTTCAACAAGCGTGGTCTACCGTTCCGACGCCGCAACATCTGGCCCGGCATCATCGTTGCGGCGGTGCTTGCTGTCATCACGGGGCTGGTGTGGATGATCGCGCTGACCCGGCCCCCGGAGGTGGTGGAGGCGATGGTGTGCAACCCGCCCCCGGCGCCGACCGATCCGGCCACACCCAAGCTGGGCCAGCAGGTACCGAGCTCGGAGATGGCCGGCATCGAGCCCGCCAAGCTCTCCCAGACCAAGATCACCGTGCTCAATGCCAGCGGCCAGGGCGGTCAGGCCGGTGAGGTCTCCAGTGAGTTGCGCGATGTCGGCTTCGCCCAGCCGGCAGCCGCCAACGACCCCATCTACGCCAACACCCGCCTCACCTGCCAGGGGCAGATCCGCTTCGGGCCCGCCGGTGAGGCCGCCGCGGCCGCGGTGTGGCTGGTGGCCCCGTGTACCGAACTCTTCCGCGACGAGCGCGAGACCGACATGGTCGATCTCGTGATCGGCACCGAATTCGATTCGCTGACCCACAGTGACGACATCGACGCCGTGCTGGCCGGCTTGCAGCCCGAAGCCACCGAACCCTCCGATCCGGCGCTGCTGGCCAAGATCCACTCCGCCAGCTGCTGA
- a CDS encoding DUF3093 domain-containing protein — MVGTRVTSQTVRYRERLWVPWWWWPLGFALAALIALEVNQGVAALPDWVPFAALGGVAAAALLWLGRSEVAVMAGDDGVELWAGPAHLPASVISRSAEVPRSAKSAALGRQLDPAAYVLHKAWVGPMILVVLDDPDDPTPYWLVSCRHPERVLSALRAENP, encoded by the coding sequence GTGGTGGGTACGCGTGTGACCTCGCAGACGGTGCGTTATCGCGAGCGGCTTTGGGTGCCCTGGTGGTGGTGGCCGCTGGGATTCGCGCTCGCCGCGTTGATCGCCCTCGAGGTGAACCAGGGTGTGGCTGCGTTGCCGGACTGGGTGCCGTTCGCGGCGCTGGGTGGTGTCGCTGCTGCAGCGCTGCTGTGGCTGGGCCGCTCCGAAGTGGCGGTGATGGCCGGCGACGACGGCGTCGAGCTGTGGGCCGGGCCCGCACATCTGCCGGCGTCGGTGATCTCCCGCTCCGCCGAAGTTCCGCGGTCGGCGAAGTCGGCGGCACTGGGTCGCCAGCTCGACCCCGCCGCCTACGTCCTGCACAAGGCGTGGGTGGGCCCCATGATCCTGGTGGTCCTCGACGATCCCGACGACCCCACGCCCTACTGGCTGGTCAGCTGCCGCCACCCCGAGCGCGTTCTCTCGGCTCTGCGCGCCGAGAACCCCTAG
- a CDS encoding DUF4193 domain-containing protein, which yields MATDYDAPRRSEADEVSEDSLEELKARRNEAQSAVVDVDEAESAESFELPGADLSGEELVVRVVPKQADEFTCGSCFLVHHRSRLASEKNGMMICSDCAA from the coding sequence ATGGCTACCGACTATGACGCTCCACGGCGCTCTGAGGCTGATGAGGTTTCCGAGGATTCGTTGGAGGAACTCAAGGCGCGTCGCAACGAAGCCCAGTCCGCGGTCGTCGACGTCGACGAAGCGGAGTCGGCCGAATCATTCGAGCTGCCCGGGGCGGACCTGTCCGGCGAGGAGCTGGTCGTTCGTGTCGTTCCGAAGCAGGCCGACGAGTTCACCTGCGGGAGCTGCTTTCTGGTACATCACCGCAGCCGTCTCGCCAGCGAGAAGAACGGCATGATGATCTGCAGCGACTGCGCGGCCTGA
- a CDS encoding alpha/beta fold hydrolase gives MAVDLHGVSTVLLPGTGSDDDYVYRAFSQALHSVGAVPIPHAPQPARLVPGYLEALEDAAREGPIAVAGVSLGAAVGVAWTIAHPGRVVAVLAALPAWTGPPHNAPAAQAARHSAHELRRDGLVAATARMRASSPAWLADELTRSWVGQWPDLPEAMEAAADYVAPTSGQLETLTVPMGVVSATDDPIHPLEVGVEWVAAAPYASLRTVSLAEFGHDPAVLGSACLAALADVGAGR, from the coding sequence ATGGCTGTTGATCTGCACGGCGTGTCGACTGTGCTGTTGCCGGGCACCGGTTCCGATGACGACTACGTCTACCGCGCGTTCTCCCAGGCGCTGCACAGCGTGGGCGCGGTGCCGATCCCGCACGCGCCGCAACCGGCTCGGCTGGTCCCGGGCTATCTGGAGGCACTCGAGGACGCAGCCCGGGAGGGCCCGATCGCGGTGGCTGGTGTATCGCTGGGCGCCGCTGTCGGGGTGGCCTGGACGATCGCCCATCCGGGACGCGTAGTGGCCGTCCTCGCCGCGCTACCGGCCTGGACGGGCCCCCCGCACAACGCGCCCGCAGCGCAGGCCGCGCGGCACTCCGCACACGAGCTGCGCCGCGACGGCCTGGTCGCCGCAACCGCGAGGATGCGTGCCTCCAGCCCCGCCTGGTTGGCCGATGAGCTGACCCGCTCGTGGGTGGGCCAATGGCCGGACCTGCCCGAGGCGATGGAGGCGGCCGCGGACTATGTGGCGCCGACCAGCGGTCAGCTCGAGACGCTGACGGTGCCCATGGGCGTGGTGTCGGCCACCGACGACCCGATCCACCCTCTCGAAGTCGGGGTGGAATGGGTGGCGGCCGCGCCGTATGCGTCTCTGCGCACTGTGAGCCTGGCCGAGTTCGGCCACGATCCGGCTGTCCTGGGATCCGCCTGCCTGGCCGCCCTCGCTGATGTCGGGGCGGGTCGCTAA
- a CDS encoding potassium channel family protein translates to MRVVVMGCGRVGAALADGLARIGHDVAIIDRESTAFQRLSPEFPGDRVLGMGFDREVLLRAGIEEAGAFAAVSSGDNSNIISARVARETFGVKRVVARIYDAKRAAVYERLGIPTVATVPWTTDRLLNALTGETETAKWRDPTGTVAVAEVVLHEQWVGRRVTDLEAATGARVAFLIRFGTGILPEAKTVIQASDQVYIAAVSGTAAEAMAIAALPPSADLEIGGGR, encoded by the coding sequence GTGCGCGTAGTGGTGATGGGATGCGGCCGCGTGGGGGCCGCGCTCGCCGATGGGTTGGCCCGAATCGGCCACGATGTAGCCATCATCGACCGGGAGAGCACCGCATTTCAGCGGCTGTCGCCGGAGTTTCCGGGCGACCGGGTTCTGGGGATGGGATTCGACCGGGAAGTCCTGCTGCGGGCGGGCATTGAAGAAGCCGGGGCCTTCGCCGCGGTGTCCTCCGGCGACAACTCGAACATCATCTCCGCGCGTGTCGCCCGCGAGACGTTCGGCGTCAAGCGCGTGGTGGCCCGCATTTACGACGCCAAGCGCGCCGCGGTGTACGAGCGACTGGGCATTCCGACCGTGGCGACGGTGCCGTGGACGACCGATCGACTGCTCAACGCGTTGACCGGTGAGACCGAGACCGCCAAGTGGCGTGACCCCACCGGCACGGTTGCGGTGGCCGAGGTGGTGCTGCACGAGCAGTGGGTGGGCCGGCGGGTCACCGACCTGGAGGCGGCGACGGGCGCTCGGGTGGCGTTCCTGATCCGATTCGGCACCGGGATCCTGCCGGAGGCCAAGACGGTGATCCAGGCCAGCGACCAGGTGTACATCGCAGCGGTCTCGGGCACCGCCGCCGAGGCAATGGCCATCGCCGCGTTGCCGCCGAGCGCGGACCTCGAAATCGGGGGCGGACGATGA
- a CDS encoding inositol monophosphatase family protein: MCCDGEVTSTDAASDPIRPSLSDEDLAQLREVATQIAVEAAAFVRRRRAEVFGDTTDNSAGEGTVRAKSTPTDPVTVVDTETERLLRDRLAQLRPGDPVLGEEGGGPAAGGVSPGAVTWVLDPIDGTVNFVYGIPAYGVSVAARVDGVSVAGAVADVVSGEVYSAALGQGAALDGPAGRKALHCNAVDDLSMALLGTGFGYDRAQRAQQGALLAKVMPSVRDVRRIGSAALDLCMVGAGRLDVFYEHRLNVWDWAAGALVAAEAGAVMLLPNAPADLMVAAAPGVAQQFQAVLERSGGLDPVGE, translated from the coding sequence GTGTGTTGCGATGGAGAGGTGACCTCGACCGACGCCGCGTCTGATCCGATCCGTCCGTCCCTCAGCGATGAGGACCTCGCCCAACTGCGGGAGGTGGCCACCCAGATCGCCGTGGAGGCCGCAGCCTTCGTGCGGCGACGTCGTGCCGAGGTCTTCGGCGACACCACGGACAACTCGGCCGGCGAGGGCACCGTGCGGGCCAAGAGCACGCCCACCGATCCGGTCACCGTGGTCGACACCGAGACCGAGCGGCTGCTTCGGGACCGGCTGGCGCAGCTGCGTCCCGGCGATCCGGTCCTGGGCGAGGAGGGTGGCGGCCCGGCGGCCGGCGGAGTGTCTCCCGGCGCGGTCACCTGGGTGCTCGACCCGATCGACGGCACGGTGAACTTCGTCTACGGCATCCCGGCCTACGGCGTGTCGGTGGCTGCCCGGGTCGACGGCGTCTCGGTCGCGGGGGCGGTGGCCGACGTGGTGTCCGGGGAGGTGTATTCGGCCGCGCTGGGCCAGGGTGCCGCGCTGGACGGGCCGGCGGGTCGAAAGGCACTGCACTGCAACGCTGTCGATGACCTTTCGATGGCCCTACTCGGCACCGGGTTCGGCTATGACCGGGCGCAGCGGGCGCAGCAGGGTGCGCTCCTGGCGAAGGTGATGCCATCGGTGCGCGACGTGCGGCGGATCGGCTCGGCCGCCCTCGACCTGTGCATGGTCGGGGCAGGCCGGCTGGATGTGTTCTACGAGCACCGGCTCAACGTCTGGGACTGGGCCGCCGGCGCGCTGGTGGCCGCCGAGGCCGGCGCGGTGATGCTGCTCCCGAACGCACCCGCCGATCTGATGGTGGCAGCCGCGCCGGGGGTGGCCCAACAGTTCCAGGCAGTGCTGGAGCGCTCCGGCGGGCTGGACCCGGTCGGGGAGTGA
- a CDS encoding potassium channel family protein yields MRVAIAGAGAVGRSIARELIENGHDITLIERNAGHVDVDAIPAAHWRLGDACELSLLESVRAEDFDVVIAATGDDKANVVLSLLAKTEFGVSRVVARVNDPRNEWLFDDAWGVDVAVSTPRMLASLVEEAVAVGDLVHIMEFRKGEANLLEITLPDDTPWGGKPVRKLDLPRDAALVTILRGNRVIIPESDEPLEGGDELLLVASPDVESELRALLLPTGRQNS; encoded by the coding sequence ATGAGAGTCGCGATCGCCGGGGCCGGGGCTGTCGGACGTTCCATCGCCCGCGAGCTGATCGAGAACGGCCATGACATCACCCTGATCGAGCGCAATGCCGGACACGTCGACGTCGACGCCATCCCGGCTGCGCACTGGCGCCTGGGCGATGCGTGTGAGCTCTCGCTGCTGGAATCGGTGCGCGCCGAGGATTTCGACGTGGTGATCGCCGCGACGGGCGACGACAAGGCCAATGTGGTGCTCTCATTGCTGGCCAAGACGGAGTTCGGGGTCTCGCGAGTGGTGGCCCGGGTCAACGACCCCCGCAACGAGTGGCTGTTCGACGACGCCTGGGGCGTGGATGTGGCCGTCTCGACGCCGCGCATGCTGGCCTCCCTGGTCGAGGAGGCCGTCGCCGTGGGCGATCTGGTGCACATCATGGAGTTCCGCAAAGGTGAAGCCAATCTGCTGGAGATCACCCTGCCCGACGACACCCCGTGGGGCGGTAAGCCGGTCCGCAAGTTGGACCTGCCGCGGGACGCGGCGCTGGTGACGATCCTGCGTGGGAACCGCGTCATCATCCCGGAATCCGATGAGCCGCTCGAAGGCGGCGACGAGCTGCTGCTGGTTGCCTCCCCCGACGTCGAGAGCGAGCTCCGGGCACTGCTGCTGCCCACCGGTCGCCAAAACAGTTGA
- a CDS encoding DUF3710 domain-containing protein: MAFGESDDQVDDVEVTAQGTGADDDLDGPFDIEDFDDPEVAKVGRLDLGSVLIPMPAAGQVQVELSPAGVPSAVWVVTPNGRFTIAAYAAPKSAGLWREVAAELAESLRKDGAQVSIESGPWGREVVGTASGAVRFIGVDGYRWMIRCVVNAGHETIGALTVEARKALADTVVRRDSTPLPVRTPLPVQLPEPMAAQLRAAAEQAAAAQGAQPGQPGQPGQPGQPGQPGQPGQPAQQQAPTPAARRSAQGSAMQQLRSTITGG, translated from the coding sequence ATGGCATTCGGAGAAAGCGACGATCAGGTGGACGACGTGGAGGTCACGGCACAGGGAACCGGGGCGGACGACGACCTCGACGGCCCGTTCGACATCGAGGATTTCGACGACCCGGAGGTCGCCAAGGTCGGTCGGCTCGATCTGGGGTCGGTGCTGATCCCGATGCCCGCCGCAGGCCAGGTGCAGGTCGAGCTCAGTCCGGCAGGCGTGCCCAGCGCCGTGTGGGTGGTCACCCCCAACGGCCGGTTCACCATCGCCGCCTACGCCGCGCCCAAGAGTGCGGGCCTGTGGCGGGAGGTCGCCGCGGAGTTGGCCGAGTCGCTACGCAAAGACGGCGCGCAGGTCAGCATCGAATCCGGTCCGTGGGGCCGCGAGGTGGTGGGCACCGCATCGGGGGCGGTGCGCTTCATCGGCGTCGACGGCTACCGCTGGATGATCCGGTGCGTGGTCAATGCCGGTCACGAAACCATCGGTGCCCTGACGGTGGAAGCACGGAAGGCCTTGGCCGACACGGTGGTCCGGCGCGACAGCACACCCTTGCCGGTGCGTACGCCGCTGCCGGTGCAGTTGCCCGAGCCGATGGCGGCCCAGCTTCGTGCTGCCGCCGAGCAGGCCGCGGCCGCCCAGGGCGCTCAGCCGGGTCAGCCCGGGCAGCCCGGGCAGCCCGGGCAGCCCGGGCAACCCGGGCAACCCGGGCAACCCGCCCAGCAGCAGGCCCCGACGCCGGCAGCCCGCCGCAGTGCCCAGGGGTCGGCGATGCAGCAGCTGCGCAGCACCATCACCGGCGGTTAG
- a CDS encoding MFS transporter — protein MTGRDDVGRVLIVVAVLASFVAFLDGSVVNLALPAISADFAAGPTTALVLQQWVVDGYLLALGALILVAGAISDAFGRLAVLRAGLGLFALASLLCAVAPSGPLLIAARCVQGLGAAFLVPSSLAMLNEHFSGAAQSRAIGIWTAWTGTAFVVGPLLGGVLVDNLSWRWIFGVNVAPLALTLYLSTRLPRSQRATRRSITEIDGVGAVLTAVGLTGTVFALIEQQRLGATHPSVVVSFVVGLGCLMVFPWWERRARHPMMPPDIFASRNFAAANAATVFLYAGVSLGLLLVTLFLQETLGLSATAAGLATLPVPVLSFFLAPRFGALAGRHGPRWYMACGPLLAGAGFAVMASVRAGAEFDFWTQLLPGLVLFALGLSMTVSPLTATVLAAVDPTRSGIGSAINNAVSRVAGLIAVAFMSVIVGGAIDFDGFSRGVLVTAALFAAAGLVSAIGIRNQRNDIADIPPTASAACYDRAAPPPAR, from the coding sequence GTGACCGGCCGCGACGACGTCGGCCGCGTGTTGATCGTCGTCGCCGTTCTGGCCTCCTTTGTCGCCTTCCTGGATGGCTCGGTGGTCAACCTCGCCCTGCCCGCGATCTCCGCCGACTTCGCCGCCGGCCCCACGACGGCTCTGGTGCTGCAGCAGTGGGTGGTGGACGGCTACTTGTTGGCATTGGGTGCGCTGATCCTGGTGGCCGGGGCCATCTCTGACGCGTTCGGTCGGCTGGCGGTGCTGCGGGCGGGCTTGGGGCTGTTCGCCCTGGCGTCGCTGCTGTGCGCCGTCGCCCCCAGCGGGCCGCTGTTGATCGCGGCGCGGTGTGTGCAAGGGCTGGGTGCGGCGTTCCTGGTGCCCAGCTCGCTGGCAATGCTCAACGAGCACTTCTCCGGGGCGGCGCAGTCCCGGGCGATCGGCATCTGGACGGCATGGACGGGCACCGCGTTCGTGGTGGGGCCACTGCTCGGCGGGGTGCTCGTCGACAACCTCAGCTGGCGGTGGATCTTCGGCGTCAACGTGGCGCCGCTGGCACTGACGTTGTATCTGAGCACCCGCCTGCCCCGATCGCAGCGTGCCACCCGGCGCAGCATCACCGAGATCGACGGCGTCGGGGCGGTGCTGACCGCAGTCGGGCTGACCGGCACCGTGTTCGCCCTCATCGAACAGCAGCGGCTCGGCGCGACACACCCGTCGGTGGTGGTCAGTTTCGTTGTCGGGCTGGGTTGTCTGATGGTGTTCCCGTGGTGGGAGCGCCGGGCCCGTCACCCGATGATGCCGCCGGACATCTTCGCTTCCCGCAATTTCGCCGCCGCCAATGCCGCGACGGTGTTCCTCTACGCGGGGGTGTCACTGGGGCTGCTGTTGGTGACGTTGTTCCTGCAGGAGACGCTGGGGCTCAGTGCCACGGCGGCCGGGCTGGCGACGCTGCCGGTACCGGTGCTGTCGTTCTTCCTGGCTCCGCGGTTCGGCGCGCTGGCCGGTCGCCACGGGCCGCGGTGGTACATGGCCTGCGGGCCGCTGTTGGCGGGGGCGGGGTTCGCGGTGATGGCGTCCGTGCGCGCCGGTGCCGAATTCGACTTCTGGACCCAGTTGCTGCCCGGGCTGGTTTTGTTCGCCCTGGGACTGTCGATGACGGTATCGCCGTTGACGGCAACGGTTCTGGCGGCCGTGGACCCGACTCGCAGCGGCATCGGGTCGGCGATCAACAATGCGGTGTCCCGGGTGGCGGGATTGATCGCCGTCGCGTTCATGTCCGTGATCGTCGGCGGCGCCATCGATTTCGACGGGTTTTCCCGCGGGGTGCTGGTGACTGCGGCACTGTTCGCGGCGGCCGGGCTGGTGTCGGCCATCGGGATCCGTAACCAGCGCAACGACATTGCGGACATACCGCCGACGGCCAGCGCGGCGTGCTACGACCGCGCCGCCCCGCCGCCGGCGCGCTGA
- the dut gene encoding dUTP diphosphatase, with protein MSTRLAVVRLDPELPLPHRAHDGDAGVDLFSAQDVELAPGQRALVPTGIAVAIPLGMVGLIHPRSGLAARVGLSIVNSPGTVDAGYRGEIKVSLINLDTTTPIVIQRGDRIAQLLVQRVELPELFEVSSFDEAGLGDTTRGDGGHGSSGGHSSL; from the coding sequence GTGTCGACCCGTCTGGCGGTGGTCCGCCTGGACCCTGAACTGCCTCTGCCTCATCGCGCCCACGACGGTGACGCGGGGGTGGACCTTTTCAGCGCTCAGGACGTGGAGCTCGCACCCGGCCAGCGCGCCCTCGTGCCGACCGGAATCGCGGTGGCGATACCCCTGGGCATGGTGGGTCTGATCCACCCCAGGTCGGGCCTCGCTGCGCGCGTGGGACTTTCGATCGTCAACAGCCCGGGCACCGTCGACGCCGGATACCGCGGGGAGATCAAGGTGTCGTTGATCAACCTCGACACCACCACGCCGATCGTGATCCAGCGTGGGGACCGGATCGCGCAGCTGCTGGTGCAGCGCGTAGAACTGCCTGAACTCTTCGAGGTCTCGTCCTTCGACGAGGCGGGTTTGGGGGACACCACCCGTGGAGATGGCGGCCACGGCTCATCGGGAGGACATTCGAGCTTGTGA
- a CDS encoding APC family permease — translation MSKLSTAARRLVLGRPFRSDSMGHTLLPKRIALPVFASDAMSSVAYAPEEIFLVLSVAGLSAYSMTPWIGLAVAFVMLVVVASYRQNVHAYPSGGGDYEVVTTNLGPAAGLTVASALLVDYILTVAVSMASAMSNIGSAVPFVAQHKVLFAVAAILLLMAMNLRGIRESGTAFAIPTYGFILGMFLMLGYGLFRIYVLGDPLQAESAGFEMHAEHGDVLGFALVFLVARSFSSGCAALTGVEAISNGVPAFRKPKSRNAATTLLMLGGISVALLLGIIVLAEKVGVQIVEDPTTQLEGAPAGYQQKTLIAQLAQTVFGSFHLGFVLLTIVTALILVLAANTAFNGFPVLGSILAQDRYLPRQLHTRGDRLAFSNGILFLALAAIAFIVAFGAEVTALIQLYIVGVFVSFTLSQIGMVRHWTRLLRTESDEQIRSRMVRSRVVNTVGFLCTGAVLVVVLVTKFAAGAWIAIVAMTALFVMMKLIHRHYETVARELAEQEAEQEGGVVLPSRNHAVVLVSKLHLPTLRALAYARATRPDVLEAITVSVDDAETRELVHKWEESDVKVPLKVIASPYREITRPVLDYVKRIGRESPRTVVTVFIPEYVVGHWWEQVLHNQSALRLKGRLLFEPNVMVTSVPWQLNSSERLKTLQPQSAPGDARRGFLE, via the coding sequence GTGTCCAAGCTTTCGACCGCCGCGCGCCGGTTGGTTCTGGGTCGGCCGTTCCGCAGTGACAGCATGGGGCACACCTTGCTGCCCAAGCGGATCGCGCTGCCGGTGTTCGCCTCCGACGCCATGTCGTCGGTCGCCTACGCGCCCGAAGAGATCTTCCTGGTGCTCTCGGTGGCGGGTCTGTCCGCCTACTCGATGACGCCGTGGATCGGGCTGGCGGTGGCGTTCGTGATGCTGGTGGTGGTGGCCAGCTACCGGCAGAACGTGCACGCCTACCCCTCTGGCGGTGGTGACTACGAGGTGGTGACCACCAACCTGGGGCCCGCCGCGGGCCTGACGGTGGCCAGTGCGCTGCTGGTGGACTACATCCTCACGGTCGCGGTCTCGATGGCCTCGGCCATGTCGAACATCGGTTCGGCCGTGCCGTTCGTCGCCCAACACAAGGTGCTGTTCGCGGTGGCGGCCATCCTGCTGTTGATGGCGATGAACCTGCGCGGGATCCGCGAGTCCGGCACCGCGTTCGCCATCCCCACCTACGGCTTCATCCTCGGGATGTTCCTGATGCTCGGCTACGGATTGTTCCGGATCTATGTGCTGGGGGATCCGTTGCAGGCCGAATCCGCCGGCTTCGAGATGCACGCCGAACACGGCGACGTGCTGGGCTTTGCGCTGGTGTTTCTGGTCGCCAGATCGTTCTCGTCGGGATGTGCGGCGCTCACCGGTGTGGAAGCGATCAGCAATGGTGTGCCGGCGTTCCGGAAGCCGAAGTCCCGCAACGCCGCAACCACCCTGCTGATGCTCGGCGGCATCTCGGTGGCGTTGCTGTTGGGCATCATCGTGCTGGCGGAGAAGGTCGGCGTCCAGATCGTCGAGGATCCGACGACGCAACTGGAAGGGGCGCCGGCCGGTTATCAGCAGAAGACGCTGATCGCACAGCTGGCCCAGACAGTGTTCGGCAGCTTCCACCTGGGGTTTGTGCTGCTGACCATCGTTACCGCGTTGATCCTGGTCCTGGCGGCGAACACCGCGTTCAACGGCTTCCCGGTGCTGGGATCGATTCTGGCCCAGGATCGTTATCTGCCCCGACAGTTGCACACCCGCGGGGACCGGCTGGCGTTCTCCAACGGCATCCTGTTTCTCGCGCTGGCCGCGATCGCGTTCATCGTGGCGTTCGGCGCCGAGGTCACCGCGCTGATCCAGCTCTACATCGTGGGGGTGTTCGTGTCGTTCACCCTCAGCCAGATCGGCATGGTGCGGCACTGGACCCGGTTGTTGCGCACCGAGTCCGACGAGCAGATCCGCAGCAGGATGGTGCGTTCGCGGGTGGTCAACACCGTCGGGTTCCTGTGCACCGGGGCAGTGTTGGTGGTGGTGCTGGTCACCAAATTCGCCGCCGGCGCCTGGATAGCCATCGTCGCGATGACCGCGCTGTTCGTGATGATGAAGCTGATCCATCGCCACTACGAGACGGTGGCGCGTGAGTTGGCCGAGCAGGAGGCCGAGCAGGAGGGCGGGGTGGTGCTGCCCAGCCGCAACCACGCTGTGGTGCTGGTGTCCAAACTGCATCTGCCCACGCTGCGCGCGCTGGCCTACGCCCGGGCCACCCGCCCGGACGTGCTGGAAGCCATCACCGTCAGCGTCGACGACGCCGAAACCCGGGAGTTGGTGCACAAGTGGGAGGAAAGCGACGTCAAGGTGCCCCTGAAGGTGATCGCCTCGCCGTATCGCGAGATCACCCGGCCGGTGCTCGATTATGTGAAGCGGATCGGCAGGGAATCGCCGCGTACTGTCGTCACGGTGTTCATCCCTGAGTATGTCGTCGGTCATTGGTGGGAGCAGGTGCTGCACAATCAGAGCGCCCTGCGGCTCAAGGGCCGGTTACTGTTCGAACCCAATGTCATGGTGACTTCCGTTCCGTGGCAATTGAATTCGTCCGAACGACTCAAAACATTGCAGCCGCAGTCGGCACCGGGCGACGCGCGCCGGGGTTTCCTGGAATGA
- a CDS encoding OB-fold nucleic acid binding domain-containing protein, whose translation MAAAEGYLRRLTRRLTEDPEQRDAAELTDEAAVTGAQRAIDCQRGQEVTMVGTLRSVEANAKGCAGGVKAELFDGTDTVTLVWLGQRRIPGIDSGRTLRVHGRVGKLDNGTKAIYNPHYEIQR comes from the coding sequence ATGGCTGCGGCCGAAGGTTATCTGCGTCGGCTCACCCGTCGGTTGACGGAGGACCCAGAACAGCGCGACGCCGCGGAGCTGACGGACGAAGCCGCCGTCACCGGCGCGCAGCGCGCCATCGACTGTCAACGCGGCCAGGAAGTCACGATGGTGGGCACCCTGCGCAGCGTCGAGGCCAACGCCAAGGGCTGCGCCGGCGGTGTGAAAGCCGAACTGTTCGACGGCACCGATACCGTTACCCTGGTCTGGCTGGGGCAGCGCCGCATCCCGGGTATCGACTCCGGGCGCACGTTGCGGGTACACGGTCGCGTCGGCAAGCTGGACAACGGCACCAAAGCTATCTACAACCCGCACTACGAAATTCAGCGTTGA